Proteins encoded within one genomic window of Planctomycetota bacterium:
- a CDS encoding prepilin-type N-terminal cleavage/methylation domain-containing protein translates to MKTHFRRTGFTIIELLVVVSIIGLLLSLLIPAVGKARDSALTTQSLANLRNMSAACGSYGADWSDRQVTFIFDDLAQPLTSITTSAEAQYRAATGACPPSLILGYGGYIGKCNTGGGIWAWWTCCEAPSACEAPSLSYSLPIILSSTWNSSPGTDGAGAWRTPNARSFSQYINSKFYDKVFYAPKDKYTMERAQPAFEKGDDFAMLCEDPDGWIESTYCFSPAAMFGPDAFGSRKGCISFTGAGLPPAIFRSPSVGQAAFPDLKTRMLEHQWLQNKEGPDFNPKFSNDTPYFFNQCVNSAPATLFYDGHVSLSGCNDSMSANAQVRDSNGLSNSTSKEKGLYANDTISTLPGPWGNYGGYFTGPEGKEGANFNYDTQVNTSFHVFTIDGILGRDFLTAK, encoded by the coding sequence ATGAAAACACATTTCCGCCGGACCGGGTTCACCATCATCGAGCTTCTTGTCGTCGTGTCGATCATCGGCCTGCTGCTCTCGCTGCTCATTCCAGCGGTCGGCAAGGCCCGCGATTCGGCATTGACCACACAAAGCCTGGCAAACCTGCGGAACATGTCTGCGGCCTGCGGCAGCTATGGCGCCGATTGGTCCGACCGCCAGGTGACCTTCATCTTTGACGATCTGGCACAGCCCCTGACGAGCATCACCACTTCTGCTGAGGCGCAATACCGGGCGGCCACAGGTGCTTGCCCACCATCCTTGATCCTGGGCTACGGCGGCTACATCGGCAAATGCAACACAGGCGGAGGCATCTGGGCCTGGTGGACGTGTTGCGAGGCCCCAAGCGCGTGCGAAGCCCCTTCGCTTTCCTATTCGCTGCCCATCATCCTCTCCTCGACTTGGAACAGTTCCCCCGGCACCGACGGCGCGGGCGCCTGGAGGACTCCAAACGCCAGGTCCTTCAGCCAGTACATCAACAGCAAGTTTTACGACAAGGTCTTTTACGCCCCCAAGGACAAGTACACCATGGAGCGTGCCCAGCCTGCATTTGAGAAGGGCGACGACTTTGCCATGCTCTGCGAGGATCCCGACGGCTGGATTGAAAGCACCTACTGCTTCAGCCCGGCCGCCATGTTTGGGCCGGATGCGTTCGGATCGCGCAAGGGCTGCATTTCCTTTACCGGAGCCGGCCTCCCCCCCGCGATCTTCCGTTCTCCCAGCGTCGGCCAAGCCGCATTCCCCGACCTGAAGACCCGAATGCTCGAGCATCAGTGGCTGCAGAACAAGGAGGGACCGGACTTCAATCCCAAGTTCTCCAACGACACTCCCTACTTCTTCAATCAGTGCGTCAATTCCGCGCCGGCCACTCTTTTCTATGACGGACATGTGTCGCTCAGCGGTTGCAACGACAGCATGAGCGCCAACGCCCAGGTGCGTGATTCGAACGGCCTCTCGAATTCGACCTCGAAGGAGAAGGGCCTGTACGCCAATGACACCATTTCAACCTTGCCCGGTCCGTGGGGCAACTACGGCGGCTACTTCACCGGCCCCGAGGGCAAGGAAGGCGCCAACTTCAACTACGACACGCAGGTGAATACTTCGTTCCATGTGTTCACCATCGATGGAATCCTGGGCCGCGACTTCCTGACCGCGAAGTAA
- a CDS encoding prepilin-type N-terminal cleavage/methylation domain-containing protein: MKSNSRQTGFTIIELLVVVSIIGLLLSLLIPAVGKARDSALTTQSLANLRNMSAACGSYGADWSDRQVTFIYDDFGQHITSVSNASEGQYKTATGSCPPSMILGYGGYIGKCGNGGPDGIWGFWTTCEAQSVGSSSNVAYSLPMILAASWTADAGVEGTGAWRMPNVRNFSQYINSKFYDKVFYAPKDKYSMERVQPALEQGKDFSLICEDPDGWVQSTYCFSPAAMFGPDAYGSKKGCVSFSGTGLPPSIFRSPSVGQAAFPDLKTRMLEHQWLQNKEGPDFNPKFAGDIPYFFNHCVNSAPATLFFDGHVSLSGCNDSMSANAQLRDSNQASGSTIKEKGLFASDTISNLPGPWGNYGGYFTGADGKQGADFNYDTQVNTSFHVFTTDGILGRDFLTAK, encoded by the coding sequence ATGAAATCAAACTCTCGCCAGACGGGGTTCACCATCATCGAACTTCTTGTCGTCGTTTCGATCATCGGCCTCCTTCTCTCGTTGCTTATTCCCGCTGTTGGCAAGGCCCGTGACTCTGCGTTGACCACGCAAAGCCTGGCAAACCTGCGCAACATGTCCGCCGCCTGCGGCAGCTACGGCGCCGATTGGAGCGATCGTCAGGTGACCTTCATCTACGACGATTTCGGCCAGCACATTACTAGCGTCAGCAACGCCTCCGAGGGCCAGTACAAGACGGCCACCGGTTCCTGCCCACCTTCGATGATTTTGGGCTACGGCGGCTACATCGGCAAGTGTGGAAATGGCGGCCCTGACGGCATTTGGGGGTTCTGGACTACCTGCGAGGCACAAAGCGTGGGTAGCTCCAGCAATGTTGCCTATTCGCTTCCGATGATTCTGGCCGCAAGTTGGACTGCTGACGCCGGCGTCGAAGGCACTGGCGCCTGGAGAATGCCCAATGTGCGCAACTTCAGCCAGTACATCAACAGCAAGTTTTATGACAAAGTCTTTTACGCCCCCAAGGACAAATACTCCATGGAGCGTGTTCAACCTGCTTTGGAACAAGGAAAAGACTTTTCCTTGATCTGCGAAGATCCCGATGGTTGGGTTCAAAGCACCTACTGCTTCAGCCCTGCGGCGATGTTCGGGCCCGACGCGTATGGCTCCAAGAAGGGTTGCGTTTCCTTCTCCGGAACCGGGCTTCCCCCGTCGATCTTCCGATCGCCCAGCGTCGGCCAAGCCGCATTCCCCGACCTCAAGACCCGCATGCTCGAGCACCAGTGGCTGCAGAACAAGGAAGGCCCAGACTTCAATCCGAAGTTCGCCGGCGACATTCCCTACTTCTTCAATCATTGCGTGAATTCCGCTCCAGCCACGCTCTTCTTCGACGGACACGTTTCCCTGAGCGGTTGCAATGACAGCATGAGCGCCAACGCCCAGCTGCGCGATTCAAACCAAGCATCGGGGTCGACCATCAAGGAAAAGGGCCTCTTCGCATCAGACACCATTTCGAACCTGCCCGGCCCATGGGGCAACTATGGCGGGTACTTCACGGGTGCGGATGGCAAGCAAGGCGCGGATTTCAACTACGACACCCAGGTAAACACTTCGTTCCATGTGTTCACCACCGATGGAATCCTGGGCCGAGACTTCCTGACCGCGAAGTGA
- a CDS encoding prepilin-type N-terminal cleavage/methylation domain-containing protein, whose amino-acid sequence MRKGFTIIELLVVVSIIGLLVAILLPAIGKARDSALLTQSQSNLRAIAQAAGIYGADFQDRQWTAVADDLGLPAYAGDCTKFSLKRCSAQLVLGFTTDGTSIGFFIPQAPTCGVQAPNANCNVAKAYWPCDFNLSGTGNFGSWRLVNAKSFNKYMGSRFYDPIFYAPKDKVTLEKASTMLEAGGDWVGLAGVPDIQSTVLSTYCWSPAAMWGPDVLSKKKGFQDPTKSPAGFRSPAASQAAFPDLKTRCMEHSWLQNKPNLDTMDGSKWGSGGANPDSFSPAVRGTGGMPWFFNQGYQSTPGTVFFDGHIAQLGVPEAVDCYNRTVKADSLVTGVVPKIKGSFASGSDITGMTNGYSFGAFDNGAYFDGKYVSYHVLTADGILGRDTIGQK is encoded by the coding sequence ATGCGCAAGGGTTTCACCATCATCGAGCTTCTCGTTGTCGTTTCCATCATCGGCCTTCTGGTCGCAATTCTCCTTCCGGCCATCGGCAAGGCGCGTGATTCCGCCCTGCTGACCCAAAGTCAATCCAATCTTCGCGCCATCGCGCAGGCAGCCGGAATCTATGGTGCAGACTTCCAGGATCGTCAGTGGACTGCCGTCGCCGACGACCTCGGCCTGCCTGCCTACGCCGGAGATTGCACCAAGTTTTCGCTGAAGCGCTGCTCGGCTCAGCTCGTTCTGGGCTTCACCACCGATGGCACCTCGATTGGCTTTTTCATTCCCCAGGCACCGACCTGCGGCGTTCAGGCTCCGAATGCAAATTGCAATGTCGCCAAGGCCTACTGGCCCTGCGACTTCAACCTGAGCGGCACCGGCAACTTCGGCTCATGGAGGCTCGTCAACGCCAAGAGCTTCAACAAGTACATGGGCAGTCGCTTCTACGATCCGATCTTCTACGCCCCCAAGGACAAGGTCACTCTTGAGAAGGCTTCTACAATGCTGGAAGCCGGTGGCGACTGGGTCGGCTTGGCCGGCGTCCCCGACATTCAAAGTACGGTTCTGAGCACCTATTGCTGGAGCCCCGCCGCCATGTGGGGACCTGATGTTCTCTCCAAGAAGAAGGGCTTCCAGGATCCAACCAAGTCACCCGCAGGCTTCCGTTCACCGGCCGCCAGCCAGGCTGCCTTCCCCGATCTCAAGACTCGCTGCATGGAGCACTCGTGGCTTCAGAACAAGCCTAACCTTGACACAATGGACGGCTCCAAGTGGGGCTCCGGCGGCGCCAATCCCGACTCCTTCAGCCCAGCCGTTCGCGGCACCGGCGGCATGCCTTGGTTCTTCAACCAGGGCTATCAGTCGACCCCGGGCACCGTGTTCTTTGACGGTCACATCGCCCAACTCGGAGTTCCCGAAGCGGTTGATTGTTACAACCGAACCGTGAAAGCTGATTCGCTTGTGACTGGCGTGGTTCCCAAGATCAAGGGATCCTTCGCATCGGGATCGGACATTACCGGCATGACCAACGGTTACTCCTTCGGCGCGTTCGACAACGGAGCCTACTTCGATGGAAAATATGTTTCCTACCACGTCCTCACTGCGGACGGCATTCTTGGCCGCGACACCATCGGCCAGAAATGA
- a CDS encoding cob(I)yrinic acid a,c-diamide adenosyltransferase, with protein MKLYTKSGDDGTTGLFSGARVSKDHQRIESYGTIDEFNASLGMCCSACDKHNALHKRLLEIFAILQSRMFDIGADLATPEGANNEGKIKRISSEDVAEIEGWIDEVDAQNTPLKAFVMPGGTELASRIHLARTICRRAEREMIRLSHGESLGSNLVIYVNRVSDFLFAAARLANKQAGVQDVPWMSSRSRK; from the coding sequence ATGAAGCTTTACACCAAGTCCGGAGATGATGGAACAACGGGCCTTTTTTCCGGCGCACGGGTGAGCAAAGATCATCAACGCATCGAGTCTTATGGGACTATTGACGAGTTCAACGCATCGCTAGGTATGTGCTGTTCGGCATGCGACAAGCACAATGCGTTGCACAAGAGGCTTCTGGAGATCTTTGCGATCCTTCAAAGTCGGATGTTTGACATCGGCGCCGATCTGGCGACTCCGGAAGGTGCGAACAACGAGGGCAAGATCAAGCGCATCAGTTCTGAAGATGTGGCGGAGATTGAAGGGTGGATCGACGAAGTCGACGCACAAAACACGCCGTTGAAAGCCTTTGTGATGCCAGGCGGAACCGAGCTGGCTTCCAGGATTCACCTGGCAAGAACCATCTGCCGCAGAGCCGAGCGCGAAATGATCAGGCTGAGTCATGGTGAATCGCTGGGAAGCAACCTGGTGATTTACGTGAATCGGGTCAGCGATTTTCTGTTCGCGGCAGCCAGGTTGGCTAACAAGCAAGCCGGAGTTCAAGATGTGCCATGGATGTCATCAAGATCGCGTAAGTAG
- the upp gene encoding uracil phosphoribosyltransferase: protein MLTPSKQFTNLRVFEHPLIQHKLSLARNHITPPEHFRRLLNEIAGLMVYEVSRQFLTTTYTVQTPLEPAQGKRLLQPVTLVPILRAGLGMTDGILRLFPEARVGHIGIQRDENTKLPIHYYSHFPQDISAGPVIIVDPMLATGGSAVHAADHLRKLGCDNIQMICLVAAPIGVEKMLSTHPNIPIFTAALDRELDQSAFIRPGLGDAGDRVFGTPA, encoded by the coding sequence GTGCTCACTCCATCGAAGCAATTCACCAATCTGCGCGTCTTTGAACACCCGCTGATTCAGCACAAGCTTTCCCTTGCCCGAAACCACATCACGCCCCCCGAGCACTTTCGCCGACTTCTCAATGAAATCGCCGGGTTGATGGTTTATGAGGTTTCGCGACAATTCCTCACCACCACCTACACGGTGCAGACTCCGCTGGAGCCGGCCCAAGGCAAACGGCTCCTGCAGCCGGTCACGCTGGTCCCGATCCTGCGCGCCGGCCTGGGCATGACCGACGGCATCCTGCGGCTTTTCCCCGAGGCGCGCGTCGGGCACATCGGCATTCAACGCGACGAAAACACCAAGCTGCCGATCCACTACTACTCGCACTTTCCCCAGGACATCTCCGCGGGTCCCGTCATTATTGTCGACCCCATGCTCGCCACCGGCGGCAGCGCGGTTCATGCCGCGGACCATCTTCGCAAGCTGGGCTGCGACAACATTCAGATGATCTGCCTGGTCGCGGCGCCGATCGGCGTTGAAAAAATGCTTTCGACGCATCCCAACATTCCCATCTTCACCGCGGCGCTCGATCGAGAGCTGGATCAAAGTGCATTCATTCGCCCGGGCCTTGGCGATGCCGGCGACCGTGTCTTCGGGACCCCGGCGTAA
- a CDS encoding DUF1579 family protein: protein MKQINSARAAFVLALSFAVFAIAFLQERSTAVASAPNAQTDEAPKLSPEQAHELLGRLIGAWNVAGEAVSPAGQVEKRLQGRAVWQWALSGVFLFGDTVLNNGAAAIQEVDTIGFNSGGQFFQRNLLTDQDPSMIWQKGSFNPGFSQLTLQTVSAIPTQTDASRTITTLIDFSQTDQIGWTMLYTQSGATVGTVRLVLTRAPAEQLVGGGATGGSPAMVPVGAQPSPADAAAMQAQLNQMVANKQQMQKQIEAYKAQVTAAQASFRQLNQQ, encoded by the coding sequence ATGAAGCAGATCAACTCCGCCCGCGCCGCCTTCGTGCTTGCCCTTTCCTTCGCAGTGTTCGCCATCGCGTTCCTTCAGGAGCGATCCACGGCCGTCGCCTCGGCCCCGAATGCCCAGACCGACGAGGCGCCAAAACTTTCCCCTGAGCAGGCGCATGAGCTGCTCGGGCGCCTCATTGGCGCCTGGAATGTCGCGGGCGAGGCTGTCTCCCCCGCGGGCCAGGTCGAGAAACGATTGCAGGGCCGCGCCGTCTGGCAATGGGCCTTGAGCGGTGTCTTCCTCTTCGGCGACACGGTCCTGAACAATGGCGCCGCCGCCATCCAGGAAGTGGACACGATCGGCTTCAATTCCGGTGGCCAGTTCTTTCAGCGCAACCTGCTCACAGACCAAGACCCGAGCATGATCTGGCAGAAGGGCTCCTTCAATCCCGGCTTCTCGCAGCTCACCCTCCAAACAGTCAGCGCCATCCCCACGCAGACCGACGCCTCGCGCACCATCACCACGCTGATCGATTTTTCGCAGACAGACCAGATCGGCTGGACCATGCTCTACACCCAGAGTGGCGCGACCGTGGGCACGGTGCGCCTGGTCCTCACTCGCGCGCCGGCGGAACAGCTGGTCGGTGGCGGCGCCACGGGCGGATCTCCAGCCATGGTCCCGGTTGGCGCGCAGCCCTCGCCCGCCGATGCCGCCGCGATGCAGGCCCAGCTGAACCAGATGGTGGCCAACAAGCAGCAGATGCAAAAGCAGATCGAGGCCTACAAGGCCCAGGTCACCGCGGCCCAGGCAAGCTTCCGTCAGTTGAACCAGCAGTGA